The sequence CAACACCCGAATCCACCAAATGAACCCTTGTACCGGGCCGAAGTATCCCACTCTCTCGCATGAGCCTTTCCTCGAACTTCGTAAGAACAACGACATCATCCACAAGATTGACCGAGAAGCATCCCAAGGTCCTATCATATATCCTCCTGAGCAACATCCTCTTCTTGCCCCCCCAATCACTGTAGTCTGGATGGAAATGAGGGGTGAAGACGGTCCTTATGCCGCGGATCTTACCTACAATCGGTGGAGACAAGGTGTTGAAGCATCCGTAGCTGTGGGCATGTATGACATCTGCCTCCTCACGAAGAGCTCGAAGCCCGATGCCTGGATACACCGGGAAATCCGCCTCTCCGGGAACTGTGAATGAGGAGAATCTCTTGACCATACCGTCGAACACGCTCTTGAAATGCTTCTGCTTTATCAGGGGCGTATCGCAGTACATGTCCGATGTAAGGACTATGACCTGATGCCCCTTTCTCATCAATTCCTTGCTGAGCTCTAGAACGTAGGTCTCGGTCCCTCCTGGTGCAGGAGGAAATCGCGAGCACAGCATGAGGATTCTCATGGGCTACAATCCCCCTGAAAGCTCCTCTTACCACTTGGCTTTCGCATAGATAGACCTTCTAAAGGATCTTGAAATGTCGAGCAGTCTCCTTGATTTGCACCTCAAGATCTGTGTCTGGATCATATCCCAGAAGAGTCTTTGCTTTTTCGACTGAGAAATGCAGGTCGTGAGACATTATCGCCACGTTCTGTCGGGTTGCGTGCGGGTCCCTCAACAGAACATCTGTGAACCAGGCAAGGATTTCGGCGATTGGAACAGGGACGCTCTTTCTGACCGGTTCTTTTCCCAGAACCTGGCATACTGTATCGACATACTCCTTTAGGCTTAATCTGTAACCGTCTGTGATGTTGAATACTTCTCCTGAGACTACATCGTCAACCTCCCCCAGTCTCAGGAGGACAGATAACAGATTGTCTATGTAGGTGAAGTAGGTTAGATTGCTACCATTCCCGATGAACCGGAACTTTCCACTGGAAATCATCTCCAGCATCATTCTTGATGCTTCATCTCCTGGGCCCCAAACCCATCCTGGCCTCACTATGTACGCCTCAATCTCCTTCCTCCTCATTAGGACGATCTTCTCTGCCTCGATTTTCGATGGGGTGTAGGGATCCTTCCATCGGGTGGCGTAGGGACTCTCTTCAGAATCCCCCTGATGGTCGCTGTACTCACCGAGCACCGCCAAAGAGCTAAGATGCACCAAGCGCTTGACCCGATTCTCAACTGCAATCTCGATCACGTTTTCCGTGCCCCTGGTGTTGACCTCATACTCCTTCTTCTTGTGGCCACCGCCCAAGACAGCCGCGCAATGATACACCAAATCCACATCTCTCAGGACCTCACGAAGATAGCTCCTGTCCAGGACGTTTCCCTTGGTGTATCTGCTTCTGCATATCCCTACTACCTCTGTATTCTTGCCCGCTAGCTCTTCCATCAGCCTGCCGCCAATGAATCCCGATGCTCCAGTGACAGCGAGCCTCACGGTGACCCCTCACTCATTATCATATCCCCTATCTTGTCGGTGCCGTAGATGTCCATGGATCGGAAGCTCGTCTCTCCCCCAAGGATCCTTTTCACCATCTTCGGGATGTCTGCAAGTCTGTCTGCAATCAAGCCCAGCTCTTCCTCTCCCACGAATCTCACATTGCCTCTCTCCTGGGGCATTACCACTGGATGTGTGTCAAGAATGAACGGCCTTCTTAGCGCAATCAGCTCGGAAATCGTCAGCGCCCCTGGCTTGGTGACCACAACGTCCGAGGCCATATAGAGGGGGACAATCGACTCGACAAAGCCAACCACGTGGACCCCCTTGCGTCGGGATGCAGCCTTGGCCAATTCCTTGTTGCTGCCACACTGCAGCATGATGTCTGCCTCAGTGTTCTCTTTGAGAAGCGTGTCCACGATCCTCAGGGAGTTTCTTCCTCCTTCTCTCCCGCCCATCACGGTGCACAGAGGTGCTTCGGCGCCCAGCGCCTCCAAGGATTCCTCTCTTGAGGGTCTGCCATCGAATAAGCGGGGGGTCAGGGGCATACCCATTACCTCATATCGCCCTTCCAGTAGGCCATGCTTCTTGAGATACTCCTCTGCTTGGAACGTCGGCAGCACAGTGAAGTCAACATCCTCATTGAACCAAGATGGTGTCATGCCTTCCCCAAGGTCCACGACCACGGTGATGATCCTGGGCCTCCTGGGGGCATCTCCCTTCAGGGCTAGGAGTAGAGGGTCCACGATCCATGGGCATGTGAGAACGACGATGTCAGGCTTTTCTCGATCGAGCAGCTTGAGGACTCTCTTGCGGGAGAGGAGATTGATGGGGGCGGATTTGTTGAGGGGGAACATGTGGGCGACCTCCATATACCATGAAGCGAGACGCAAGTCGCCCTTGAGAAGGGAATTGTACACTTCTGCAAGGAGAGATCCCAATGGATTGGTCTCCTTCATGAAATCAATCACGGAGCACTGCGCACCCTTGCCCTCGAACCACTCCTTCAAAGCCAAAGAGGCGCTCACAGTACCGTTCCCGCCGTTCATGGTGAATAGGGAGACTTTCAGACGAATCCCCCCAGGTAGGCCTCCATGAGGGAGCGCATTGCCCGATAGTTGTCCCCGTCCGAGAGAAGGACTCTGAGTTTCTTGCCGTCGCCTGAAATGAAGCCTTTGCGAAGCCCATCCAGAAAATCGTAGGCCCTGTAGAAGCTAGCATAGTCCCTGAAGGCCTGTTGGGTGCATTTCTGGCAACTCTCGCAGTCAAAGTCAAGATTGCCCAGATCAAGAATGTTCCCGAACAACATGCCGTCATTGAAGCATCTGTAAAGGTCAAGGTTCCAATCCAAGTAGAACTGCCTTTCTCCGGCTGGACAACCGTAGGACGAGTCTTTCCCGCCGTGAACCTTCAGGAACTCGTCCAGATTCACATCGGTGTTGAATATGCCAAGTTTGGTGGTGGCCTTCTTCTCCTCTTTGATGGCATGGACGACTTCTCGCATCTGATGCGAGTCGATGTCGGTGTCCACGGACACAGCAGCAGCCCTGTAAGAGGAGGACATTCTGCACTGAGGGTACGAGAATATCACCTTGGAGAATCCCATTTCCCTGCACTGGTCCAATAGCACGCTCACATCCTCGGGGCTCCTTCCAGGTAGAACACCTGCATAGCACTTGATGCCATGACGATCAAGAACCTCCTTAGCCCTTCTTACCACCTTTCTCACGTTGTAGCTTCGCGTCCTGCCAACACCGTTTTCATCCATGATGTCCATGGAAAGACCTACGATGTTGATGTTCAATCCCGAGAGTTCTCTGGCAATCCTATCATCCAGGAGGAGTCCGTTGGTGGCGATGTAGGATATCATCAGCCCCCTGCTGTCCACATGTCTGCAAATGTCGAGGAATCTCGGGTGCAGGAGTGGCTCACCGCCTGTTAGGGATATCAATCTGACATCGTTCTCTGCTAGCATATCAATAGCCTTTCGCGAGGCGTCATAATCCACATGTTTCCTTTCGTCCACTGGTATCTGGGGGAATCGACAGGTAGTGCAGGAGAGATCGCAGTGGCTCGTTATGGCAAAGAAGACCATCTTCGGGGCAGTGGATTGCCAGAGCATATGGAGGTTCTTGAGTCGCCTATACAGACCCAGGCAACAACCCCCATATTACGACGAAGACCAGCCAGAAGAACTGCTCCAGATCAGCCAAGACATAGTATACCCAGTCCGGAGCATCCCTGTGTAGCAAGTGGATGTTCAGGCCTTGATAGAAGAACGCCGGGATGAATACCAATCCTAGGAGTGGAATCGCGGTTAGACCTACCAGGACAAGAATCGACACGGTAGCAATGGAGTTTAGAAGGTGAAGGATTGTCTTAGTGCGACCTTCTCCAATCATGATGGGAAGCGTTCTGACCCCTGATTTCCTATCCGAGTTTATGTCCTTGAAATCATAGATGATGGCCATAACGAAGAGCTTCAAGAAAAACGGTACGGCGAAGAGCCAATGTTCAGGCTTCATGGGCACACTCAGGAATAGAAAGGTGAAGGGCAGAAGGAATGCCCATCCTGCGGCGATGAACGCATCTTTCAGGAGAGGAACCCTCTTGATTCCAAAGGCCCTCCCCGTCTGGTGCCTCATAGGCAGACCAGAATACAGCAATGCAATCACGGGTGCTATCGCCACCAATAACACGATAGGCAGAGAAACCAGTACAGAGATAGAAATGGAAGCCACGATGGCCAACAGGATTGTCGCACACATCACCGTGCGATGCTTGCGCAAGAACTGGCTCCCTTCGGGATGCGAGACTTTGTCCACTTCAATCCCCACTACGCTGTCAATGGCATAGAATGCGTAGGTAGTCACGTAGACACAGACGAACAAGAGGATGGAGATCGTGTTCATGAAGAGAATTGAGAGGACCATGCTCATGGAAGATGTGCTCAGGGGGATCACGAGTCCTGTGCAATAGAACTGCTTGATGCTCATTGTACACCACTCTTCCGTAGGTCGTCAGCATCCAAGAAGGCCCTCAGGAATCTTCGGTCCAACCGTCGCAGCCCGTTGATGGCTTCTCCTTTCCAGATTCCCCGACGCAAGAGCTCGAGAGTATCAAGCAAGTAGTAGAACGAACCGAAATCCCTGGCCCCCTGGTAGTAGCACAAGTTGCAGTCCCTACAGCCGAATTCTATATTGTCTCCAACCGAACCCAATTTCTCACTCAGCGCCGGACACCTGTATATGTCGAGGTTAGCATCAAGGTATAGAATGTATTTCCCGGCGAAACATGGGAATTCAGGCACTCTTCCGTTGTAGAAGTCCTTTGCACCCAGAAGCCCTCCCAAGGGGTTGATGACCTTGATTCTCCCCTGGGCCTTGACCTTCAGAATATCACTGATTACTTCTTCCATCTCCATCCCAGAGTATGCTAGGAGCGGTGAGTCGCTCCAGCCTTTGTACGTGGAAGCGAGTTCGAAGTTCATTGGATAATCGAACTTGACCTTGTCGAAGCCGAGGTCAAGAAGCGTCTCGACGAACTTCGGTATGTCTGTTATCGACTTGTTTATTAGGGCTATCGCGAAAGTGTTCACTCCGGCCTCTTTGAGGTGTTTCAGCTCTTGTGCAATCTTCTGACTGAGCCCTGGGATGCCCCTGTTCCTTTCGAAATCCTCTCTCTCGTTGCTCTCGTAGGATATCCAGATGGCATTCAGCCCAGCGTCATGTAGTCTTTCTGCCAGGGATCTTGTCAGGAGCCTACCGTTGGTCCCAGTGATCACGATGAGGTTCTTACTCCTCGCATACTCGATGATCTCTGGAAGCTCGGGATTGAGAAGCGGCTCCCCGCCAGTCAGAGACAGAACCCCCGTGTTGACCTCGGCAAGATAGTCTATTGCCATTCTCGCCTCATCAAATGAGACAATCTTTTTCTTCTCTTGTTTGTGAAATGAGCAATAGACACAGGTTGCTTCGCAGAAGTTGGTGACGGTGAAATTCACCATCTTCTTTCCTCCGTTTCTCACAAACTGGAAAGGATCACTGGCGGGATTCACCAGGATGCTCGGCATTTCGGGTGCAGAGGGAAGTGACGGTGCTAGTTCCCTTGACGAAGCTGCCTTTGAGCGGGTTCGGTTTGCTGATTGGTCTTCTTCCTTTCTCATGGTCCCATCCAGGTATGGATGCGATCGTGGCCAACTCCTGCCATGCGGGCTGAGCACCTTAGTTCGATACGTGTGGATTCGATCTCACTCGCCCCGAATCGCAAGATGTGTTCCTCTGGATTCCTCCACGCAGATTATCGGAAGTAGACGAGAGCATATAAAACCTCGACCCTCAGCTGGGAAGGGGCGGAAGTGGGCTCAGGGAGATTCGAACTCCCGACCTTCACCATGTCAAGGTGACGTCATAACCGCTAGACTATGAGCCCGCGCTGTGCGAATAAGCCGCTGGTTTCATAAGGTTTATGCTTCCTCTTGGGATGTGCGGTCAGCTGAAGGGGCGTGGCTCCAACGCGTCGAGAGAGCCGACCCCTGCCCTCCTTTCGCGTTCCTAGGACTATGCAAGAAGAAACCAGAAGGGGAACGGTTGCCACTGGAACTACTCAAGAGCCCAGTAGACAAAGTTGTGACAGGACTTCAGATATCACTCCTTGTATTCGACCAGCATTCCGTCTATCTTCCTGGCGATATCTCCCATTGCTTTCACGCCTGAAACACTGAGGATTCTTCTGCCATAACTGAAGAAGACGAGATTAGGAATGGTCTTAATGCGATATCGCTCCACAGTATCTTCGTTCTTCTCTATGTTGAGCCTTCCAAATGCCACGCTACCCGCGTACTTCCTCGATAGAAGCCTAAGCCTTGGAAGGATGACTTTGCAGGGAGCGCACCACGGTGCCCAGAAGTCCACTACCGAGAGCGGGTATTTTCCAATGAAATCCGAGAGATCTCTGTCACTAAGTGTGACGATGTGACTCGGCCAGTCTTTCATTGATGGGGCCTTTCTCGAATCCCCTTTCTTTCTTCGCAATCTGAACCTTTCGAGCATTCTTCAAGCACCTCTTCTCTCGTGACTCTGCAAACTGTCCTCTTGGAATCCTCCATATCCTAGGTCTCAGTTCTCAAGGGATTGAAGGAAGTCCTATATTCTGTTATTTGCTTCTCTTGAAGCTCTGTTTGTGTCTTTCTGAGTGTGTTGTCCCGATGTTTTCACCGCAAAGGATTTAGATTCGAAGTGATTCCGTGTGCTTGCCAGATTAGGTGACTAACATGGAACCATTCCTCTATTCCCACCAGAACAGGGACAAGATTATTTGGATGAGTCAGAACACGAACACCCTCTCCACGACCCCGGCGATACAAGAGGCCCTCAACGAGGCGGTCCGGAAAAGGGAATACGCCCTGTACCCCTACAAGAACGGTCTCTTTGGGCTTCCAGAGGCTCTGAAGGAGGACGTGGGCGCCCCCCATTACGACGTTCTCATGGCCAACGGCGGAATCGAGGCCCTCTACGTCATAACGAGAGCGCTTCTCAGGCGAGGAGACGAGGTCGTCGCGTCGGACCCGAGCTTCCTGCCCATCCATCATCAGGTCAGCCTCTGCAACGCCAAGACGATCGAGATGCCGATATACTCCGATCCGTGGAAGATGACCCCTGAGCGGGTGAACGAGGCAATTACCAAGAAGACAAAGATGATCCTGCTCATAGATCCGATCAACCCCCTGGGGACGGCGTACACGGGCGACGAGGTGAGAGCGATCTCGGAGATAGCGCAGGACAACGACCTGTACCTCCTGGACGACATCACGTACCGAGACTTCTCGGACGACCATCACGTGACGTCGGACTACTACCCGGAGAAGTCGATACTGGTGTACAGCTTCTCGAAGAATTGCGGCATGGCGGGAATGAGGATTGGGGCTGCCCTGGCTGAGCCCGAGCTGATGAAGTCCTTTGTGAAGTACAACGTCAACCCGCTTTCCGTCAACATCCTGGCACAGAGGGCGGCCCTTGCCGCTCTCCAGACGAAGGACCAGTGGATATCGGGCATCGTCCACATCTGCAGGAGGAACCAGGCGACGATCAAAGAGGCTGTGGAAAGGATTCCCGGGGTATTCCTTCCAGTCTACCCGTCATACACGAACATGTTCATAATCGACATCGGCAACACTGGCGCGGACCCGGAGAAGGTCCAGGAGAAGCTCCTGCTCGAGCATGGCATCTTCTTGAGGGCCGGCAACTACGTGAGCAAGCGGTTCGGTAATAGGTTCGTCAGGGCCTCGTTCTCCCTTCCCGAGGAGGAGTGTCAGAAGTTCGCTCGCGCATTCCCGCAGGTCATGGCCGAGCTCTCGGGCTAGACCCGTATGGCGATGGAGAAACGTTGTCGAAGGAGATTCAGCCGGCCTGTTCCTTGACCTTAGGCTGGCACTCCGTGCAGACGCGTATCACGTCGATGTAGTCCTTGGAGAGACCCGCCTTCTTCGAGCCCATATAGTGTGTGCAGTCAAAACAGATGGTCTTCCCGCACCACTGGCACTTCCTGAGCTTCTTCTCGTACTCGCTCATCTCGAATTGCTTGCCGCAAATCTCGCACACTACTTTTTCCATGGTCTCATTGCTCCTAGAAATCGAAAGGTGTCTCAGCTATCACTTCGACAAGGTCCGCGGCTGTGAAGATGCCCACGATCTCCTCTCCGTCTGCGACCAGAAGTCGCTTTATCTTCATGTCCTTCATTATCCTGGCCGCCTCCCTTACGGTGAATCGCTGGTTCACCGTTATGAGCGGTTCGGACATATACTCGGACACTTTCAATTTGCATGCATCGACTCCCGCGCACACGACCTTGGACAGGAAATCCCTCTCCGTGAATATCCCGACCGGCTTCCCGTCCCGAGTGACGACAAGGCTTCCTATGTGTTTCTCCCCCATGAGCGTGCAGGCCTCGTCAATCGTTCCATTCTCATCAATCGTGACGATGTTCGTCTTCATGACCTCCCCGATTCGCAACATGAGAAGACGGATGGCGAGGACCGAAATAAAGCTTCCCGAAACTATGTGATATAGGTCACGCTCGACCTGTCGAAGCCCTCAACGAGTTCAAGCTCCGACTGCTTCGGCGGAATCCAGCCGAAAACTGGATACACAATGTAATCGAAGAACTGCGTGATGTCCTCAGCCATCTTTGTCGTCGGATGATCGGGCCCGAACAGCCTCCTGCTGATCTCCACGGCCTTCAGGCGTGTCCTCCTCTCATCGATTATCCCTATCGTGTGCAGGTACTCGTGAAGCAGTATGTGGAATGAATAGGACTTGAGCAGTGATGGGTTCGTGTTCTCGATCAGCCTGAGGGATGTCTTGTTCATGACTATGATGTTGGATGACACTGGGTAATATGCGCCGATCCAGCCGGAGCGCGTCCCGCCGAGCTCGGAGAGACCGAGCATCAGACCCGCTCTCGTCTTCCCAAGCTCCAGCTCAACTGCCTTCTTCACGAGTTCGAATATGTCAGGAAGACCCTTCGTCGCCTCCAGTTCATCGAGATAGTCCGTCATCTGAATATACATCCGCTGGTCCGAGATATTAGACTTTTCCTCACGCGTGTTGCAGCTGATCGTCCTCCAGATGAAGGTGATACTCCCATGATGGCCTCTCGTGCTGGCCAGGACAGTTCCAGTATCTCGCAATGTTAAAATAGGTGCCAAGTATAAACTCGAAAAAGGCGCTGCGTTTCTCTGTTTGAGATAGCGGGCGTTCTAGTTGATAGAGCGGGACGAACGAAAGGGAAGACGGAAACCCGAGAACACACGAGGATAACGGATGCATGTCGGCGATGTTCTACTATGGGCAGCCTTCGCGGTTGGGATTCTTGCGGTGATTATCACACTGCTCAGGCTCTTTCTGAAGCCGGACTTGGATTCCAGGATCTCTTGGATCCTCTCACTGACCGCCTTCGGTTTCGTCTCCGCTTCGTTCTTCCTTCTGATGTACAGCTTCCTCGCGTCGGACATGACCATCCAATACGTGCATTCGTACTCAGCGACAGATCACGAGTGGTTCTACAAACTCGCGGGGGTCTGGGCAGGTGGCAAGGGGTCCATATTCCTTTGGGCGTTCTTCGCCTCCCTGTTCGTTCTCATTCAAGTGACCATACGGAACTTCAGACCGAAGGAGAAGCGTTCATCGGAGAGGTTCCAGGACTGGCTGTTCCTCACAGAGAGCGCCTTGCTCGTGACGTTCGTCTTCATAGTTCTTAGGTTGGAGATGTTTGCACCGACGCCGCATCTGAATCTCATCGCTGCACCAGACGGGTTTGGCCTGAACCCGCTCCTGCAAACGCCCCTCATGGTCATCCATCCCCCCATTGTGTTCGCGGCCTACGCGTTCAGCGGGATTCTGTTTGCTGCGAGCATCGCCGTTCTCGCATCGAATGACAAGAGATGGACGTTTGACGCCCTGACATTCGGTCGTGCGTCCTGGCTATTCATCACTCTCGGCATCATCATCGGCGCCATCTGGGCGTACACCGTCCTCGGCTGGGGCGGTTACTGGGGATGGGACCCGGTCGAGACAGCCAATCTGATCCCCTGGATCGCGTTGACGGCCTTCCTCCACGCGACTTTCATGAACCGGAGGAAGGGGTCCTACGGGAACTTGGCCCCCCTGCTGGGGATCGTGAGCTTCTCGCTCGTGCTGTTCACCACGTTCGAGACCAGAAGCGGCTATGTCGAGTCCGTCCACTCGTTTGCGGGCGGCGGTGGTCAGGTCCCAGTCAATCCTGCGGACAAACTCATATACGTCCTCGAAGCCTCGCCAGAGAGTGCCTATTTCCTCTCCGTGTTGCTCTTCGCGCTCCTGATCGGACTGATCTTCTACCTCTGGAGGTTCCTGCGGACGGAAAGAGGCCAGAAGGACTCCAGGTTCGTGGGCTACGCGTACATGCTCGTGTTTGCGGCGCTTCTCATCCCGATAGCACTGGATGTGGCGGGATTCCTGTCGGTCGTCTTTGATGTATCGAGGGCGCTCGGCCTCGGCAATCTGCTGCTCGGTCTCGGGATTCTGCTCTTCCTTCTCGTTGGCGGCCCGTTCATCTGGGTCGTCATGACCTCGGAGGGTGAGGTGGAGAGGGAGAAGAAGCCCATCTTCTCCGCGGACTCCTGGATGATGGTCACGGTTCTCGTTCTCTCCGTCTGGTTCGTGGCGACCTTCCTCCTCATGATGCAGGGCATAAACAGTCTGAGGCCAGAGAGCTTCGAGAGTCGTCTTCCCCTCGTCATTGTCCCGCTTGGCGCGATCCTCATACTTTGCCTGTCGTGGGGACACGTGAGCCCTGGATTCTCCTTCTACGTCGTGGGCCTGATAGTCGCCGCAACCGTCTTTGGGTTCGTCGTCTTCGCCAACCCATACTTCTTCGTCTACATCCCCATCTCCTTGGGCATTCTCGCGACCGCAGGATACAAGATAGTGAAGGTCTCGTCGAAGAAGGACACGAGTCGAAACGCGAAGCTCGCGGGCCTGTTCTTAATATTCGCATCCATCCTTGGGATGGTCATGTGGGGGTCGGGTCCATCCAGGATCTGGTTGGGTCCGGCAAGCTTTGAGACCAGCCTTCCCTTGCTGATCGGCGGGTTCATGGCCTCGGTCGTTCCGTTCATCGCGGGCATAAGCACTCTCAGAGGAGGGGACATTCGGCTTGCCATTGCTGGCGGGATTCTCGGAATCCTCTCGATCGGCTTCCTTGCGGGCACCGTCCTCTCAGCAATCGCCCTCGCACTGATTTTCATCGAGTCGAAGGGCTTCTCCAGATCTGCATCGTGGAGCAAGGCAGTAAGAAGGCCGCTTATGACGGCGGGCGCGCATCTCATCCACGTAGGAGCTGCGCTGCTAATCATAGGATATGCCACGAGCACGTTCCTTCCTTCGATGCATGGGGACGAAATCCTGCTTGCAGGCCAGACCTTGGAGATGCCCGAGGGATACGGGTTTGAGATAGTCGAATCGAGAGGATTCGACGCCGACCTCAATCAACGGTACGAGACCGTCGAGGTGATCCTTCGCCTCTCGGATTCGAGCGGCGAAATCGCCCCCGTGACCCTGACAATGGTTTGGCGGACAACTGACCCAACTGGCAGTGGCACATACACATCCGATGTATTCGTTCACTCTGAACATACTGTCGACGTCTACTTCATAGTGATCGGTTTCTTCACGATGAACGATGGGTGGATCAATGTGAACACCCAGAAGAACATCACCGAGAAGTTCTCAAGTTCGAGTGTGAGCGCCATCAGGATAGCCGTCGAGTTCGTTCCGCTCGTGGGACTCGTCTGGAGCGGGACCTGGATAATGGCAACGGGCATCGTGACAAGGGTCGGTTCTGACCGTTGGCCGACAAAAGACAGAAAAGTGACCGAAGAGGAACCTCCTCTGAGAGAGGACAGCGAATACGAGGATATGCTGGAAAGGGAGCTGCTGACGTTGGAGGATGGTTGATGAGACGGACGGTTGCGTTTCTTGTGGTGCTGGGTCTGCTTTCTTCGTTCGCCTTCCCACCGTGGCACACGGCGAGCGCGGACGGACCGGACGCTGGAATCGTAGTAGACCTCCACGAGATCGACATGGTCCAGATGACGAACAACACTGCTTTCCTTGTAGTTGAAAGGGCCTACTTCAACAACACGGGGGAATCTGAGTTCAACGACACTCTCCACTCCTGGCTACCCGTGAGGTCACGGGTGATCTCAATGGCTTGCGGGGACAATTCCTCGACCACGGTGATGAGGAGAGTCGACATGACTGGCTACAAATGCTATGACTTCTCACGGGATGTGACCGATGAGAACGTGATCGCATTCACTGCCTTCGAGGAGAACGAGACGCTATCGTACTTCGGACAGAATGCGACTCTTGTTCTCAATGCCTCCAATGGGAACGGGACCTCCTGGCATTCCGTTCCTGTCAATATCACCGTCGGATGGGGAAATGAGTCGCGATTCTCCACGCCTTCCGGGCAGGGACTGAGGATA comes from Candidatus Thermoplasmatota archaeon and encodes:
- the ccsA gene encoding cytochrome c biogenesis protein CcsA, encoding MHVGDVLLWAAFAVGILAVIITLLRLFLKPDLDSRISWILSLTAFGFVSASFFLLMYSFLASDMTIQYVHSYSATDHEWFYKLAGVWAGGKGSIFLWAFFASLFVLIQVTIRNFRPKEKRSSERFQDWLFLTESALLVTFVFIVLRLEMFAPTPHLNLIAAPDGFGLNPLLQTPLMVIHPPIVFAAYAFSGILFAASIAVLASNDKRWTFDALTFGRASWLFITLGIIIGAIWAYTVLGWGGYWGWDPVETANLIPWIALTAFLHATFMNRRKGSYGNLAPLLGIVSFSLVLFTTFETRSGYVESVHSFAGGGGQVPVNPADKLIYVLEASPESAYFLSVLLFALLIGLIFYLWRFLRTERGQKDSRFVGYAYMLVFAALLIPIALDVAGFLSVVFDVSRALGLGNLLLGLGILLFLLVGGPFIWVVMTSEGEVEREKKPIFSADSWMMVTVLVLSVWFVATFLLMMQGINSLRPESFESRLPLVIVPLGAILILCLSWGHVSPGFSFYVVGLIVAATVFGFVVFANPYFFVYIPISLGILATAGYKIVKVSSKKDTSRNAKLAGLFLIFASILGMVMWGSGPSRIWLGPASFETSLPLLIGGFMASVVPFIAGISTLRGGDIRLAIAGGILGILSIGFLAGTVLSAIALALIFIESKGFSRSASWSKAVRRPLMTAGAHLIHVGAALLIIGYATSTFLPSMHGDEILLAGQTLEMPEGYGFEIVESRGFDADLNQRYETVEVILRLSDSSGEIAPVTLTMVWRTTDPTGSGTYTSDVFVHSEHTVDVYFIVIGFFTMNDGWINVNTQKNITEKFSSSSVSAIRIAVEFVPLVGLVWSGTWIMATGIVTRVGSDRWPTKDRKVTEEEPPLREDSEYEDMLERELLTLEDG